The following coding sequences lie in one Lysobacter capsici genomic window:
- a CDS encoding QsdR family transcriptional regulator, producing MTRLGQALRERSAPRITPLDLFRLARRGWVDGERLDIGALAAQLGIGRATAFRWVGSREQLLGEVIWSLCEPLLDQAAAASHGRGAQRIAATCEYAIRAMLRYRPLRRFIELDAEFALRLMTSKHGPLQARVIDKVRGLLQFESERGALELPLNIDTLAYLVVRLAESFIYADVISDQRVDPADAGLAIELLLSGRVEQRAAAVTAKKKSSSRAKR from the coding sequence TTGACCCGCCTGGGCCAGGCCCTGCGCGAGCGGAGCGCGCCGCGGATCACTCCGCTGGACCTGTTCCGGCTGGCGAGGCGGGGCTGGGTCGACGGCGAACGGCTCGATATCGGCGCGCTGGCCGCGCAGTTGGGCATCGGCCGGGCCACCGCGTTCCGCTGGGTCGGCAGCCGCGAGCAATTGCTCGGCGAGGTGATCTGGTCGCTGTGCGAACCCTTGCTCGATCAGGCCGCGGCCGCCTCGCACGGACGCGGCGCCCAGCGCATCGCGGCGACCTGCGAGTACGCGATCCGGGCGATGCTGCGTTACCGCCCGCTGCGCCGTTTTATCGAGCTCGACGCCGAATTCGCCCTGCGGCTGATGACCTCCAAGCACGGCCCGCTGCAGGCGCGGGTGATCGACAAGGTGCGCGGCCTGTTGCAGTTCGAAAGCGAACGCGGCGCGCTCGAGTTGCCGTTGAACATCGACACCCTGGCCTATCTGGTGGTGCGCCTGGCCGAATCCTTCATCTACGCCGACGTGATCAGCGACCAGCGCGTCGATCCCGCCGACGCCGGGCTCGCGATCGAGTTGCTGCTGTCGGGGCGGGTCGAGCAACGCGCCGCCGCCGTGACGGCGAAGAAAAAATCGTCCTCGCGCGCGAAGCGATGA